A single window of Syntrophotalea acetylenica DNA harbors:
- the flhF gene encoding flagellar biosynthesis protein FlhF, translating to MLVRVFEAETMALALKKVKEALGPDALILSTRTVRKSGLGVFRKPLCEVTAAIDSADTESFSEPQAKPGIVPAAEMDELSYQDLWRQPETQPQPKPATAASVPRQPEDSLRDVRNEIDELKALVRQLARPSEPAPPGPAIAAAAPRKRPAGTEVQEMGLLQNELERLGISGEAAATLEQYAWENLSPRQLGDPQGIREFLSDAIGRLVHVSGAVRIAPGRQKRVALVGPTGVGKTTTIAKMAAGQLLKGVGRVALITIDTYRIAAVEQLKVYGEIMHIPVEVVTTPEQLHQALSRHADKELILIDTAGRSPRDDMSIAELAAFLGKAETENHLVVSATTRDRELAETVQRFSRIPLHSLVFTKLDECEQCGALLNLSLTRQLPLSYLTFGQRVPEDFMEADVEAITGFITGSYREKAV from the coding sequence ATGCTGGTTAGAGTGTTTGAAGCCGAAACCATGGCCCTGGCCCTGAAAAAGGTCAAGGAAGCCCTGGGCCCGGATGCCCTGATCCTGTCAACCCGCACGGTGCGCAAGAGCGGGCTGGGAGTATTCCGCAAGCCGCTGTGCGAGGTCACCGCGGCCATCGACTCGGCGGATACCGAGTCCTTCTCCGAACCACAGGCCAAACCCGGCATCGTACCGGCGGCGGAGATGGACGAGTTGAGCTACCAGGATCTGTGGCGGCAGCCGGAAACACAGCCACAGCCGAAGCCGGCGACCGCCGCCAGCGTCCCCCGGCAGCCTGAGGACAGTCTCAGGGATGTGCGCAACGAAATCGATGAACTCAAGGCTCTCGTGCGGCAGCTGGCCAGGCCCTCCGAACCGGCACCGCCCGGGCCGGCGATCGCGGCAGCCGCGCCAAGGAAACGGCCAGCCGGAACCGAGGTACAGGAGATGGGGCTGCTGCAGAACGAACTGGAGCGCCTCGGCATCAGCGGTGAAGCGGCCGCGACCCTGGAACAGTATGCCTGGGAGAATCTTTCCCCCCGCCAGCTTGGCGACCCGCAGGGGATTCGCGAATTTCTGTCCGACGCCATCGGCCGGCTGGTCCATGTCAGCGGCGCCGTCCGCATCGCGCCGGGGCGCCAGAAGCGCGTTGCGCTGGTCGGCCCCACCGGGGTGGGGAAAACCACCACCATCGCTAAAATGGCCGCCGGACAATTGCTCAAGGGGGTCGGCCGCGTGGCCCTGATCACTATCGACACCTACCGCATCGCCGCCGTGGAACAGCTTAAGGTTTATGGGGAAATCATGCATATCCCCGTCGAGGTGGTCACCACCCCGGAGCAGCTGCACCAGGCCCTGAGCCGACACGCAGACAAGGAACTCATCCTTATCGACACCGCCGGACGCAGCCCCCGCGATGACATGAGCATCGCCGAACTGGCCGCCTTTCTGGGCAAGGCCGAAACGGAAAACCATCTGGTCGTATCCGCGACCACCCGCGACCGGGAGCTTGCCGAGACGGTGCAGCGTTTCAGCCGCATTCCCCTGCACAGCCTGGTTTTCACCAAGCTGGACGAGTGCGAGCAGTGCGGCGCGCTGCTCAACCTGTCCCTGACCCGGCAGTTGCCCCTGTCCTACCTGACCTTCGGACAGCGGGTGCCGGAAGATTTCATGGAAGCGGATGTCGAAGCCATTACCGGCTTCATCACCGGCAGTTACCGAGAGAAGGCCGTATGA
- a CDS encoding FliA/WhiG family RNA polymerase sigma factor: MSLGPAYAPVRAEEKDRLIKSHLHMVSFLTERMVSQVPAFMTREDIASAAMVGLVDAANRFKPSMGVLFKTFAEKRMRGAVLDEVRRMDWFSRSMRQKQSRVCHAIESLEKRLGRPPEEAEVATEMDMSLDAYRQLLGEVSYLGCVSLHETIEDTADGPSLLDSIEDPNSPCPVEMIENSQLTQELARQIDRLTEKERLVVSLLYYEELSQKEIAEVMELSEGRVSQLHSQALLKLRTCIRRAQGDAAAQLHPVR, translated from the coding sequence ATGAGTCTCGGACCCGCTTACGCTCCCGTCAGAGCCGAGGAAAAGGACCGTCTGATCAAAAGCCACCTGCACATGGTGAGTTTTCTGACCGAACGCATGGTCAGCCAGGTTCCGGCCTTCATGACGCGCGAAGACATTGCCAGCGCCGCCATGGTGGGGCTGGTCGACGCTGCCAACCGCTTCAAACCCAGTATGGGAGTGCTTTTCAAAACCTTTGCCGAGAAGCGCATGCGCGGCGCGGTGCTGGACGAAGTTCGCCGCATGGACTGGTTTTCGCGCTCCATGCGCCAGAAACAATCGCGGGTCTGCCACGCCATCGAAAGTCTGGAAAAGCGTTTGGGGCGTCCGCCGGAGGAAGCGGAGGTCGCCACCGAAATGGACATGAGCCTTGACGCCTACCGTCAACTGCTCGGCGAGGTCAGCTACCTGGGCTGCGTCAGCCTGCACGAGACAATCGAAGACACGGCCGACGGCCCCAGCCTGCTCGACAGCATCGAAGATCCGAACAGCCCGTGCCCGGTGGAGATGATCGAAAACAGTCAGCTCACCCAGGAACTGGCGCGTCAGATTGACCGGCTCACCGAGAAGGAACGTCTGGTCGTGTCCCTGCTCTACTATGAAGAACTCAGCCAGAAAGAGATCGCCGAGGTCATGGAACTCTCCGAGGGACGTGTGTCACAGCTGCACAGCCAGGCACTGCTCAAACTGCGGACCTGCATCAGGCGGGCGCAGGGCGACGCGGCCGCGCAGCTCCACCCGGTACGCTGA
- the flgG gene encoding flagellar basal-body rod protein FlgG — protein MIRALWTSATGMEAQQINMDVIAHNLANVNSAGFKKSRADFQDILYQTVKMAGTSSDSGVEQPTSVQVGLGSRVASIQKVFTTGDFQQTGNDLDVAIEGAGFFQVTLANGDAAYTRAGAFKKDGTGRLVTSDGYPLSPEIIIPENATRVSIGSYGSVEVMLDGESTPTQVGTITLARFSNPAGLNAIGHNLYTETPTTGAPVTGNPGEDGFGSLSQGFLEGSNVSIMEEMVNMIAGQRAYEINSKAIKTADEMLQMTNNLV, from the coding sequence ATGATCAGGGCGTTATGGACATCGGCCACAGGCATGGAAGCCCAGCAGATCAACATGGATGTGATCGCCCACAACTTGGCCAACGTCAACAGCGCCGGCTTCAAAAAAAGCCGCGCCGATTTCCAGGACATCCTCTACCAGACCGTCAAAATGGCCGGCACCAGCAGCGACTCCGGCGTGGAGCAGCCCACCAGTGTGCAGGTCGGCCTCGGCAGCCGTGTCGCCTCCATCCAGAAGGTCTTCACCACCGGCGATTTCCAGCAGACCGGCAACGATCTCGATGTCGCCATCGAGGGCGCCGGATTTTTCCAGGTCACCCTGGCCAACGGCGATGCCGCCTATACCCGCGCCGGCGCCTTCAAAAAGGATGGTACCGGAAGGCTCGTAACGTCGGACGGCTATCCACTGTCGCCGGAGATCATCATTCCCGAAAACGCTACCCGGGTATCCATCGGCAGTTACGGCTCGGTGGAGGTGATGCTCGACGGCGAGAGTACGCCGACTCAAGTCGGCACCATTACCCTGGCCCGCTTCAGCAACCCGGCCGGCCTCAACGCCATCGGCCACAACCTCTACACCGAAACCCCGACCACCGGCGCCCCGGTGACCGGCAATCCCGGCGAAGACGGTTTCGGCAGCCTCTCTCAGGGTTTTCTGGAAGGCTCCAACGTCAGCATCATGGAAGAGATGGTCAACATGATCGCAGGCCAGCGCGCCTACGAAATCAACTCCAAAGCCATCAAGACCGCCGACGAGATGCTGCAGATGACCAACAACCTCGTATAA
- the fliR gene encoding flagellar biosynthetic protein FliR, whose amino-acid sequence MRIELLPLETLQAFLVCAARVAALFSALPVFGSAQVPMRIRVALAVTIAMVVFPVLPRLLPATPLAPVGLGLLLAREALVGFMIGYIARLVFIAVEFGGAIIGYQMGFAAANVFDPTSQNQISLISQFQNVFAILIFLAFDIHHLFLRLIADSYRLLPAGEMNLGGEAALFLSRLTGEMFVLAVRFSAPVLVVLLLSGLALGLMARIFQQLNVFMLSFPVNIGVSFISIGLTLQLLAVMLNREFAALPERFHTLLNLL is encoded by the coding sequence ATGCGCATCGAACTGCTTCCCCTCGAAACCCTCCAGGCTTTTCTGGTGTGCGCGGCCCGGGTCGCCGCCCTGTTCAGCGCCCTGCCGGTATTCGGAAGCGCCCAGGTGCCGATGCGGATAAGAGTGGCACTTGCCGTGACCATCGCCATGGTGGTGTTTCCGGTACTGCCGCGGCTGCTCCCCGCCACCCCTCTGGCCCCTGTCGGCCTCGGCCTGCTGCTGGCCCGGGAAGCCCTGGTCGGTTTCATGATCGGCTACATCGCCCGCCTGGTCTTCATCGCGGTGGAGTTTGGCGGCGCCATCATCGGTTATCAGATGGGCTTTGCCGCCGCCAACGTGTTCGATCCGACGAGCCAGAATCAGATATCCCTGATTTCGCAATTCCAGAACGTGTTTGCGATTCTCATTTTCCTGGCTTTCGATATCCATCACCTGTTTCTGCGGCTGATCGCCGATTCCTACCGACTGCTCCCCGCCGGAGAGATGAACCTGGGGGGCGAAGCCGCGCTGTTCCTGTCGCGCCTGACCGGCGAGATGTTTGTTCTGGCGGTCAGATTCAGCGCTCCGGTGCTTGTCGTGCTGCTGCTGTCGGGACTGGCCCTCGGCCTGATGGCGCGCATTTTTCAGCAACTCAACGTTTTCATGCTGTCCTTTCCGGTCAATATCGGCGTCTCGTTCATTTCCATCGGCCTGACACTGCAACTGCTGGCGGTGATGCTGAATCGGGAATTCGCCGCTCTGCCGGAGCGTTTTCACACCTTGCTGAACCTGCTTTAA
- the flhB gene encoding flagellar biosynthesis protein FlhB: MADSDQERTEQATAKRRTDFRKKGQVAQSREVHTAALMTGMLLLWMFYAPRFWRSLQGILGHLWSIAGDFEVTPVATVMLFGRIAGQMARLLAPVLLTTLVVGFLSSYLQIGWLFTTEPMAPKLSKLNPVSGLSRIFSRRAIIEVVKSLLKVLLVGVVSYKVIISEFGQALDLVDMDIRDTVGFLASMAGRILLRACGIMILLALFDFLFVRWEMEQKMKMTKQEQKEEHKESEGDPQIKSRIRSLQFQAARRRMMAEVPKADVIITNPTHLSVALAYDRSRMNAPQVVAKGADAVAMRIREIAREHRVPLVENKPVARALFKIELGREVPEEMFAAVAEILAYVYGLKKR, from the coding sequence TTGGCGGATTCGGATCAGGAACGCACGGAACAGGCCACAGCCAAGCGGCGCACGGATTTCCGCAAAAAAGGCCAGGTGGCGCAAAGCAGAGAAGTCCATACTGCCGCCCTGATGACTGGCATGCTGCTGCTGTGGATGTTTTACGCCCCGCGTTTCTGGCGTTCCCTGCAAGGCATTCTTGGTCACTTGTGGAGCATTGCCGGCGATTTCGAAGTCACGCCGGTGGCAACCGTGATGCTGTTCGGCCGCATTGCCGGGCAGATGGCCCGGCTTCTGGCGCCGGTTCTGCTAACCACCCTGGTTGTCGGATTCCTGTCGAGCTATCTGCAGATCGGCTGGCTGTTCACCACCGAACCGATGGCGCCGAAACTGTCGAAGCTCAACCCGGTCAGCGGCCTGAGCCGCATCTTTTCCAGGCGCGCCATCATCGAGGTGGTCAAATCCCTGCTCAAGGTATTGCTGGTGGGAGTGGTCTCCTACAAGGTCATCATCTCGGAATTCGGACAGGCTCTCGACCTGGTCGACATGGATATCCGGGATACCGTCGGATTTCTGGCAAGCATGGCCGGACGTATCCTGCTGCGCGCCTGCGGCATCATGATCCTGCTGGCCCTGTTCGACTTTCTGTTCGTGCGCTGGGAGATGGAACAGAAAATGAAAATGACCAAGCAGGAACAGAAGGAAGAGCACAAGGAGAGCGAAGGGGATCCGCAGATCAAGTCGCGCATCCGCTCTTTGCAGTTTCAGGCTGCCCGGCGCCGCATGATGGCGGAGGTGCCCAAGGCCGACGTGATCATCACCAACCCGACGCATTTATCCGTCGCCCTGGCCTATGATCGCAGCCGCATGAACGCGCCGCAGGTGGTGGCCAAGGGCGCCGACGCCGTCGCCATGCGCATCCGCGAAATCGCCCGCGAGCACAGGGTGCCGCTGGTGGAAAACAAACCCGTCGCCCGCGCCCTGTTCAAGATCGAACTCGGCAGGGAGGTGCCGGAAGAGATGTTTGCTGCGGTCGCGGAAATACTGGCCTACGTTTACGGACTTAAAAAACGTTGA
- a CDS encoding flagellar basal body L-ring protein FlgH, which yields MKFALRHWALLAMLMSMTGCSNARIAEQQGYHRQIAARHVQPEQPAAPGSLWTEGRGSLFRDNKARHVGDIVTVAIYEQASASKEASTATGRSSSMSAGLTNLFGIEGNIANLNRFIDPASLVNTSYQNDFDGSGSTSRKEDLVATLTAQVIEELPNGNLCIAGGKTVTVNNEDQIILLEGIIRPSDINSQNVVNSKHILDAKIAYTGKGVISDKQRPGWMTRVLDHIWPF from the coding sequence ATGAAATTCGCGCTGCGCCACTGGGCCCTTCTCGCCATGCTGATGTCGATGACCGGCTGTTCCAACGCACGCATCGCCGAGCAACAGGGCTACCATCGGCAGATCGCCGCGCGCCACGTTCAGCCGGAACAACCCGCGGCCCCCGGATCCCTGTGGACCGAAGGCCGCGGCAGCCTGTTCCGGGACAACAAGGCCCGGCACGTGGGGGATATCGTTACCGTGGCCATTTACGAACAGGCCAGCGCCAGCAAGGAGGCCAGCACCGCCACCGGCCGTTCCAGCAGCATGTCCGCGGGCCTTACCAACCTGTTCGGCATCGAAGGCAATATCGCCAATCTCAACAGGTTCATCGATCCGGCCAGCCTGGTCAATACCAGCTATCAAAACGATTTCGACGGTTCCGGCAGCACCTCGCGCAAGGAAGACCTGGTCGCCACCCTCACCGCCCAGGTTATCGAGGAACTGCCCAACGGCAACCTCTGCATCGCCGGCGGCAAGACGGTGACCGTCAACAACGAGGACCAGATCATTCTGCTGGAAGGCATTATCCGCCCGTCGGACATCAACTCCCAGAACGTGGTCAACTCCAAGCACATACTGGATGCCAAAATCGCCTATACCGGCAAAGGCGTAATCAGCGACAAGCAGCGCCCCGGCTGGATGACCCGCGTGCTGGATCATATCTGGCCGTTTTAA
- a CDS encoding MinD/ParA family protein, which yields MNTQYEHADQAETLRSLKELHAETEGIRHALPPARVIAVASGKGGVGKTAVVANTAYALAQLGKKVLIIDADLGLANIDVVFGLNPRYNLNHFFEGLKSLEEIMVEGPWGIKILPAGSGVQQFTHLDARQRMRLIEDLDGLQEEFDVVLIDTEAGISENVTYFTVAAQETIIIASPEPTAITDAYALMKLLSTRYHQKQFQLIVNSVSGTGEGLDVYQKLTTVANRYLSISIDYLGCIPFDKRLRESIRRQSPMVELYPGSKTSQAFTAFARYIMDAPPDVLPKGTLQFFWKRLLAAGERGMP from the coding sequence ATGAACACGCAATACGAGCATGCCGATCAGGCTGAAACCTTGCGTTCCCTGAAGGAACTGCATGCTGAAACGGAAGGGATCCGCCACGCCCTGCCGCCGGCGCGCGTTATCGCCGTGGCCAGTGGCAAAGGCGGGGTGGGAAAAACCGCCGTGGTGGCCAACACGGCCTACGCCCTGGCGCAACTCGGGAAAAAGGTGCTGATCATCGACGCAGATCTGGGACTGGCCAACATCGACGTGGTATTCGGCCTCAATCCGCGCTACAACCTCAACCATTTTTTCGAAGGCCTCAAGAGCCTGGAAGAAATCATGGTCGAAGGCCCCTGGGGGATCAAGATCCTGCCTGCCGGCAGCGGGGTGCAGCAGTTCACGCATCTCGATGCCCGGCAACGCATGCGCCTGATTGAAGACCTCGACGGCCTGCAGGAAGAATTCGACGTGGTGCTGATCGATACCGAGGCGGGTATTTCCGAAAACGTCACCTACTTCACCGTCGCCGCCCAGGAAACCATCATCATCGCCAGCCCCGAACCGACGGCCATCACCGATGCCTACGCCCTGATGAAACTGCTCTCCACCCGTTACCACCAGAAGCAGTTTCAACTGATCGTCAACTCGGTAAGCGGCACCGGAGAAGGGCTCGATGTCTACCAGAAACTGACCACGGTGGCCAACCGCTACCTTTCCATAAGCATCGATTATCTGGGCTGCATACCTTTCGACAAGCGCCTGCGGGAATCGATCCGCCGGCAAAGCCCCATGGTCGAGCTGTATCCGGGCAGCAAAACCAGCCAGGCGTTCACCGCCTTTGCCCGCTACATCATGGACGCGCCGCCGGATGTGCTGCCCAAGGGCACGCTGCAGTTTTTCTGGAAACGTCTGCTGGCCGCCGGCGAAAGGGGCATGCCATGA
- a CDS encoding flagellar hook-basal body protein, with translation MNRGTYIALSGAIVRQRMMDTVSNNLANNETVGFKKGQSVFKVMLERAATGDTVERVNLAEIEEGFTDFSQGNLSPSGVPTHIAIQGEGLFKVLNDDGRMYYTRQGNLRLDSEGRLINSQGMSLAGEDGRPIVLADPEITITEDGTIQQKDGQRTRIPLYTFDDYSVLIRQGGGQFSVPEGREQELEVRVEEPHIFQGQLEGSNVNLMQEMNHMVESTRIFEACQKMLKTYHTLASEANKLGSLG, from the coding sequence ATGAATCGAGGAACCTATATCGCCCTGTCAGGGGCCATTGTCCGTCAGAGAATGATGGACACCGTCAGCAACAACCTGGCCAACAACGAAACCGTCGGCTTCAAAAAAGGCCAGTCGGTGTTCAAGGTCATGCTTGAGAGAGCCGCCACCGGGGATACGGTGGAACGGGTCAACCTCGCAGAGATCGAGGAGGGGTTTACCGATTTTTCCCAGGGCAACCTGTCGCCTTCCGGCGTGCCGACACACATCGCCATCCAGGGCGAAGGCCTTTTCAAAGTGCTGAACGATGACGGCCGCATGTATTACACCCGCCAGGGCAATCTGCGCCTCGACAGCGAAGGGCGCCTGATCAACTCTCAGGGCATGTCCCTGGCCGGCGAGGACGGACGCCCCATCGTGCTGGCCGATCCCGAAATCACCATCACCGAAGACGGCACCATCCAGCAGAAGGACGGGCAGCGAACCCGCATCCCCCTGTATACCTTCGACGATTATTCCGTGCTGATCCGCCAGGGGGGAGGACAGTTCAGCGTACCCGAAGGGCGCGAACAGGAACTGGAGGTGCGGGTTGAAGAGCCGCACATCTTTCAGGGACAACTGGAAGGCTCGAACGTCAACCTCATGCAGGAAATGAATCACATGGTCGAGTCGACACGCATTTTCGAGGCCTGCCAGAAAATGCTCAAGACCTACCACACCCTGGCTTCGGAAGCCAACAAGCTCGGCAGTCTGGGATAA
- the flhA gene encoding flagellar biosynthesis protein FlhA — translation MLDHYRKLDWKNLLLRSDVMVAVGLVAILMVMILPLPSFMLDIFLSLNITLGLLILIICLYTNKALEFALFPSVLLATTLFRLSLNVASTRLILLRGNEGPAAAGSVIQSFGQFVVGGNYVVGVVVFVILVVINFMVITKGAGRVAEVAARFTLDAMPGKQMAIDADLNAGLLSETQARDRRKEIAAEATFYGAMDGASKFVKGDAIAGIIITLINIGAGFIIGVVQKGMPAAAAAETYTILTVGDGLVGQIPALIISTAAGILVTRTAGDEDFGGALKSQFTIHPQALWVVSGILLAFALIPGLPTLPFLLISAGLAFTAHRVQKSLAEQEIERYREERQPQAAKEENYEEMLSVDLLELEVGYGLIPLVDANQNGELLPRIKSIRKQFALEFGFIIPPIHIKDNLQLKPNEYAVLLKNMRIAGGEILPNHHLAMNPGIATETLKGVPTTEPAFGLPATWIGEDLRERAQIAGYTVVDGHTVITTHITEIIKRHAHELIGRQEVQNLLDNLGKSYPKLVEELTPNPLPLGCIMKVLQNLLREQVSIRDLRTILEILADWGSATRDPDLLTEQVRQGMARAISGRHVRDGELLELMTLDQQLEETIEQSVHRTNEGSYLALDPGTAQAFLESLGGVMQSLGGGSTPVLLCPPTIRPHVKRLTERYLPNLVCLSHNEIAPHLRVQSVGTVSINAG, via the coding sequence ATGCTTGATCACTACAGAAAACTGGACTGGAAAAACCTGCTGCTGCGCAGCGACGTGATGGTGGCGGTCGGACTGGTGGCCATTCTGATGGTCATGATTCTGCCGCTGCCGTCCTTCATGCTGGACATATTCCTGTCACTCAACATCACCCTGGGGCTGCTGATCCTGATCATCTGCCTGTACACCAACAAGGCCCTGGAGTTTGCTCTGTTCCCCTCGGTGCTGCTCGCCACCACCCTGTTCCGCCTGTCCCTGAACGTGGCTTCGACCCGCCTGATTCTGCTGCGGGGCAACGAGGGTCCGGCGGCGGCGGGTTCGGTCATCCAGTCCTTCGGGCAGTTCGTGGTCGGCGGCAACTACGTGGTCGGCGTGGTGGTGTTCGTCATCCTGGTGGTCATCAACTTCATGGTCATCACCAAAGGGGCCGGGCGCGTGGCCGAGGTGGCGGCCCGCTTCACCCTGGATGCCATGCCCGGCAAGCAGATGGCGATCGACGCCGATCTCAATGCCGGCTTGCTGTCCGAAACCCAGGCCCGCGACCGGCGCAAGGAAATCGCCGCCGAGGCCACCTTTTACGGCGCCATGGACGGCGCCAGCAAATTTGTCAAGGGCGACGCCATTGCCGGCATCATCATCACCCTGATCAACATCGGCGCGGGCTTCATCATCGGCGTGGTGCAAAAGGGCATGCCAGCCGCGGCAGCGGCCGAAACCTACACCATCCTTACCGTTGGCGACGGCCTGGTGGGGCAGATCCCGGCCCTGATCATCTCCACCGCCGCCGGCATCCTCGTCACCCGCACCGCCGGCGATGAGGATTTCGGCGGTGCCCTCAAATCCCAGTTCACCATTCATCCCCAGGCACTGTGGGTGGTATCCGGCATCCTGCTGGCCTTCGCCCTGATTCCGGGCCTGCCGACCCTGCCCTTTCTGCTGATTTCCGCCGGCCTGGCCTTCACCGCCCACAGGGTTCAGAAATCCCTGGCGGAACAGGAAATCGAGCGTTACCGGGAAGAACGTCAGCCCCAGGCCGCGAAGGAGGAAAACTACGAGGAAATGTTGTCCGTCGACCTGTTGGAACTGGAGGTCGGCTACGGCCTGATTCCGCTGGTGGACGCCAACCAGAACGGCGAACTGCTGCCACGCATCAAGTCGATCCGCAAACAGTTCGCGCTGGAGTTCGGCTTCATCATCCCCCCCATTCACATCAAGGACAACCTGCAGCTCAAACCCAACGAATACGCGGTGCTCCTGAAGAACATGCGCATCGCCGGCGGCGAGATCCTGCCCAATCATCACCTGGCCATGAATCCGGGGATCGCCACCGAAACCCTCAAGGGGGTGCCGACCACGGAACCGGCCTTCGGCCTGCCGGCCACCTGGATCGGCGAGGATCTCAGGGAACGGGCGCAGATCGCCGGTTACACGGTGGTCGACGGCCATACCGTGATTACCACCCACATCACGGAAATCATCAAACGCCACGCGCACGAACTGATCGGCCGCCAAGAGGTACAGAACTTGCTAGACAACCTTGGCAAGAGCTATCCGAAACTGGTTGAAGAGTTGACGCCCAACCCCCTGCCGCTGGGATGCATTATGAAGGTTCTGCAGAATCTGCTTCGCGAACAGGTCTCGATCCGGGACTTGCGCACCATCCTGGAGATTCTGGCCGACTGGGGAAGCGCCACCAGGGATCCCGACCTGCTCACCGAACAGGTGCGCCAGGGCATGGCCCGCGCCATAAGCGGCCGCCACGTCCGGGACGGCGAACTGCTGGAATTGATGACCCTGGACCAGCAGCTCGAGGAGACCATCGAACAATCGGTGCATCGTACCAACGAAGGCAGTTATCTGGCCCTTGATCCCGGTACCGCCCAGGCGTTTCTGGAGAGTCTGGGCGGCGTCATGCAGTCTCTCGGCGGCGGCTCCACGCCGGTTCTTTTGTGTCCGCCAACGATTCGACCGCATGTCAAGCGCTTGACCGAACGCTACCTGCCCAACCTGGTGTGCCTGTCCCATAACGAGATCGCCCCTCACCTCAGGGTGCAATCGGTAGGAACGGTGAGTATCAATGCTGGTTAG
- the flgA gene encoding flagellar basal body P-ring formation chaperone FlgA produces MSVARPMAVLMAFLMTLNFPATASAAGTAKVDDAKVREILTGYLQRQQKRYPGAEIRLRDIQRITPFAVPSGRLHWEVTPSSPRLLDSRRFNLILRANGRVVKNMTLYADLEALAPVAVATTDLPRGAILDHEDINMVTMDLAGLRSPCLDAEALIGKKLRRPMRMGSAFSGTWIDTPPLVKRGEMVTITASTGPLTVTAKGLAQENGAEDDTIRVKNISSQRELFCRVTAPSSVEVEF; encoded by the coding sequence ATGTCCGTGGCTCGACCTATGGCAGTGCTCATGGCTTTCCTGATGACCCTGAACTTCCCCGCAACGGCCAGCGCCGCCGGAACGGCAAAGGTCGATGACGCGAAAGTGCGCGAAATCCTGACCGGCTATCTGCAGCGGCAGCAAAAACGTTATCCCGGCGCCGAAATCCGCCTGCGGGATATTCAGCGCATCACGCCGTTTGCCGTTCCCTCCGGACGCCTGCACTGGGAAGTCACCCCATCCAGCCCCCGCTTGCTCGACAGCCGCCGCTTCAACCTGATATTGCGGGCGAATGGCCGGGTCGTCAAAAACATGACCCTGTATGCCGACCTGGAAGCGCTGGCGCCGGTGGCGGTGGCTACCACCGATCTGCCGCGAGGCGCCATCCTCGACCACGAAGATATCAACATGGTCACCATGGACCTGGCGGGGCTGCGCTCCCCCTGTCTTGACGCGGAAGCCCTGATCGGCAAGAAGTTGCGGCGTCCGATGCGCATGGGTTCCGCCTTTAGCGGAACCTGGATCGACACACCGCCCCTGGTAAAACGGGGCGAGATGGTCACCATCACCGCCAGCACGGGTCCCCTGACCGTTACGGCAAAAGGTCTGGCGCAGGAAAACGGCGCCGAGGACGATACCATCCGGGTCAAAAACATCAGCTCCCAAAGAGAGCTTTTCTGCCGGGTGACGGCACCCTCTTCCGTGGAAGTGGAGTTTTGA